DNA from Megalopta genalis isolate 19385.01 chromosome 15, iyMegGena1_principal, whole genome shotgun sequence:
AACGCTTAAGACAATACTTACATTTGAACTCTTTCTTTTTATGTTTGCGTTTCTTTTTCGATATTGGTTTCCTTTTCTTAAATGATATATTAGACTCGTTTGGAATCTCAATTTTTGTTATTGCCCGCGGAACTAGAGTCGGTTTTGGTACTGTCAATGGTGCAATTGGTTGTTGAGTAGGCTGTGGCTTCGCTGTGGTTATTGGTATCAACGACGGAATGGGTAATGAATTAGTTATAGTCAAGGGGGCCGTCGTTTGCTGAACAGGTTGTTGATTCGTTACAGTCAACGATACTGCCACTGATTTCGAGGACTGTGAATTTCCTATGGTCAGTGGTATGGGTATAGGAGAATCCGCCATGATACAGTACCTGGGTATACCTTGTTTCTGATGCAACAACGACGGCTGCGTTATCAAATTAGTTATAGGCACGACGCGGATTGGTGTGAGCACCGGTTTTGATTGAATCGGTGTACTCATAACGTGAGATTGCGTAAACAGTATGTCGTTCAACGTTAACGGTTGCGAGCTGTGCTGCGTTGCAAACGTAACATATTGATTACGAGCTAAAGGAACAGAATTGGTCGATGGTATAAACGGTTGATTCGTAGCATCGGGCATAGCTACTTGCATCGCGGCTGTTATGCCATTTTCGTTAGAACACTGCGATTTACCAACAACTAGACTTTGCTGTGGCAATACGAATGGTATGTTGGGTAAAAGTTTTCCAAAAATGTTATTTACATTGTTTATGTGCGGGCTATGCTGAGGAGCAGTCACGGGTACTGTACTGGTAGTTGGTTGCCGAACAGGAACTGATTTCGGGATAATGATTATCTCTTCATTCCTTTTCAAAGTTTCCAATGCCGCGACAGGGTCTGTATAGTCCTTTCTGCTTAGTTTGGAAGCCTCTATCATCTGAATCTCTCTCTCCCGCATTCGTACTTTCAGTATTTCAGCCCTATTTGATTCGTTATGCCTGTATTCGTTCGTTCTTGTACAGTTTTTGTGGTGTATGCGACATCTTCGCGTCTGCAGCTCGGTGCCACAAATGTCGCAGGCTTTTGACCGATTGCATCTATATAGTCTTACTACAGCTCTACGGCAACGATCATGATCGATGCTCAGTGcatcacatttttcatttttacagtGTTTCGTGACTGGTGCATTTATCTCATCCTCTTCTATATTAGTTGCTAACAAAGGCGATGATCCATCTCTATCCATGTATTGTTGCACTGCCACGTCGCATACTATGTTCTCACATGGTTCATAATGTCCACAAGGTTTTCTCTCTGATTTTATAGGCACTAGCATAATCTCTGATTTCCCATTTATCTTAGAAGGTAAAAGAttttcatcgtctgcatttttttctttaatattCTCAGGTAGAATCGTTGTATTTAATTTGGTCTTTGATTCCTTTACATTTAAATGAGTCATTTTCACCTTATTGGTAACATTGTTGTAGGAATTTGGAGTTGTTTGTATATTAAGAGGAATGGCTCTAACAATGATATTTGGTTGGTTCAATAGTCTTTTCACTGGCTCCGAGTTTAATACCTGCAAATGTGTAATGTTAAAACAGGGTAAAGAAGCATACGCAGAGTAGTTTAGGTTTTAACAGCCAAACTTCGTTTGACGCTGAGAACATTGGGCATCATACGATAGAATATTAGATGCTTTTGGAATTGAAgcattattattgattatcttTGACAACTTTAGGTAGTAAACACAGCTGACATAAACATCTGATATGTTTTCACATTGTATCGCAGTAACTATAGATCCATCACTGCTCTCAATATTTGCTAATCCTAAAATTTTTCTCTTATTTACAGCAGTATAATTTATAGACAAATTTTGGCCATCGAAATCTGTAACAACCCTCCTCATATCGCAAATGTCAAACTCACGTCGGACAA
Protein-coding regions in this window:
- the LOC117229298 gene encoding uncharacterized protein LOC117229298; translated protein: MAQTILPKLASKPIITSAMCPTDFSTTTPLSDVLNSEPVKRLLNQPNIIVRAIPLNIQTTPNSYNNVTNKVKMTHLNVKESKTKLNTTILPENIKEKNADDENLLPSKINGKSEIMLVPIKSERKPCGHYEPCENIVCDVAVQQYMDRDGSSPLLATNIEEDEINAPVTKHCKNEKCDALSIDHDRCRRAVVRLYRCNRSKACDICGTELQTRRCRIHHKNCTRTNEYRHNESNRAEILKVRMREREIQMIEASKLSRKDYTDPVAALETLKRNEEIIIIPKSVPVRQPTTSTVPVTAPQHSPHINNVNNIFGKLLPNIPFVLPQQSLVVGKSQCSNENGITAAMQVAMPDATNQPFIPSTNSVPLARNQYVTFATQHSSQPLTLNDILFTQSHVMSTPIQSKPVLTPIRVVPITNLITQPSLLHQKQGIPRYCIMADSPIPIPLTIGNSQSSKSVAVSLTVTNQQPVQQTTAPLTITNSLPIPSLIPITTAKPQPTQQPIAPLTVPKPTLVPRAITKIEIPNESNISFKKRKPISKKKRKHKKKEFKCKYCLKRFSTDWYFKLHVAMHTGESRYSCKVCKESFANNIELRNHMVLNHKKNKLPEVQALIKKKRSLQQTFQCLDCPTNCPTMRDLKYHRQLKHGRVACALCHAEVMQEELVKHFASVHNRTGKILDRMDAAMENGDVSDEDFDTKDFVKIDTNSLPVKTKIENDSKTNGHNSNYDEITVENIKIELDDFNET